A genomic stretch from Falco cherrug isolate bFalChe1 chromosome 3, bFalChe1.pri, whole genome shotgun sequence includes:
- the C1QC gene encoding complement C1q subcomponent subunit C, translating into MGQSFWEQRYLPLALLLLNLGSSVTGDVPHSCYGAPGLPGLPGVPGKDGRDGLKGAKGEPGIPATPKTQGPKGMKGEPGIAGLPGKTGPIGPPGPPGDPGFMGVVGNPGLPGSYKQKHQSAFSVTRQTMEFPLKNVPVVFNHVITNTNHDYNTTTGKFTCRLPGLYYFIFHTSLTANLCVILYKDKSKMASFCDHKTNTMQVSSGGILLHLSAGQQVWLEVNDYNSMVGINNSDSIFSGFLLFPD; encoded by the exons ATGGGGCAGAGCTTCTGGGAGCAACGCTATCTGCCCCTCGCTCTCCTGCTCCTGAATCTGGGGTCTTCTGTGACCGGAGATGTCCCTCACAGCTGCTATGGGGCTCCAGGCCTCCCAGGCCTGCCAGGTGTGCCAGGCAAGGATGGCCGGGATGGGCTGAAGGGAGCCAAAGGCGAGCCAG GCATCCCGGCCACTCCTAAAACACAAGGACCCAAGGGCATGAAAGGGGAACCAGGCATCGCTGGTTTGCCAGGCAAGACTGGCCCCATCGGTCCCCCTGGTCCCCCTGGAGACCCTGGGTTTATGGGGGTGGTTGGAAACCCGGGTCTGCCAGGCAGCTACAAGCAGAAGCACCAGTCAGCATTTTCAGTGACAAGGCAGACAATGGAGTTCCCCCTGAAGAACGTCCCTGTGGTGTTCAACCACGTCATTACCAACACCAACCACGACTACAACACCACCACTGGCAAGTTCACCTGCAGGCTCCCCGGCCTCTACTACTTCATCTTCCACACCTCGCTGACAGCCAACCTCTGCGTCATCCTGTACAAGGACAAGAGCAAGATGGCCAGCTTCTGCGACCACAAGACCAACACCATGCAGGTCAGCTCTGGTGGGATCCTTCTCCACCTGAGTGCTGGGCAGCAGGTCTGGCTGGAGGTGAATGACTACAACAGCATGGTAGGCATCAACAACAGTGACAGCATCTTCTCAGGGTTCCTGCTCTTCCCAGACTAG